Within the Ranitomeya imitator isolate aRanImi1 chromosome 8, aRanImi1.pri, whole genome shotgun sequence genome, the region agtattatgggcaccacatattgtTCCATGCACTATtaagggccccatatattgttccatacaaaataatggaccctatataatgctccatacagtatattgtgtGGCACGgtcactcagtggttagtactgcagacttgcagcgctagtgtcctgggttcaaatcccaccaaggacaacatctgcaaggagcttgtatgttttccctgtgtttgcgtgggtttcctctgggtacactggtttcctcccacattccaaagacatactgatagggaatttagattgtgagccccaatggggacagcaatgttaatgtgtgcaaaactgtaaagcgccgcAAAATATGTTAGCGCTTTCTAAAGAAAAAGATAaagattggccccatataatgctccatatagaataatgggtcatacagtataatgggcctcatatattgctccatacagtatcatgagccccacataatactatatacagtgtaatgggccccacatagtgctccttacagtataatgggccccatataatgctacatatacAATAATggaccctgtataatgctccatacaatataatgtccccatatattgctccatacagtatataatagtctaatatagtgctccatagagtataatgaccccatataatggtccatacagtacaatggccccatatattgctacatacataaaaaataaataatcaaaaactTGCCTTTCATCTCCTGCTCCTGCGGTCGCCTAAGCATCTTCTGATTCTCTACACTGCTCAGTGCAGAGCGTGTGCTGTAGtgtcgtcattgcgccctctgccctgagacgtcacaaAGTCAGAAGACGCTAAAGAAAAAGGAGCAGTATGGAACTGGGAGAGGTGTTTATTTGAGGGGGCCCGTATATGTGTCCCCAATGAAGAGGGGGCCCCCTTCCCATTTGTCCAGGGCCCCGGAACTTGCCCTGGTGCCCCGAGTGGTGACGCCGGCCTTGCTTAGGGTGGAAATCTCCTGAATTTATGCAGAAATaaggaaaattctgaagggttcgtAAACTTACAAGCACCACTTTAATACACAGTCCAATATGCCATAAATATATGAATAGTATATGTGTTTTTAAAATTAAGGTCAATGGCAGACATTTCATATGATTTGCATATGAGTCCATAAAGTTATGCAACTTATCTTCATTAATTATGAAGATACTGTATGTACATCAACAAACTAAAGAGTGCAACAGAAAACTGTGTGCACCAAGATGTATGCAAACACTGAATACCGTGCATGAATTTTAAACATCATTATGGCGAAATAGAATATAATTATAAAAATTAATTACTACAGCCTGTTCACATGTGTATCATTTGTATCATACACATCTTCAGTCAAAAGGTTTTATGCAGTTACTGATAAATGATTGTACTTTTAAATTAATATTTTCTACACTTTAGAACAAGGTTGTATAATAGTGAGGTATTGTTAGAAATCAAGGAATGGATTCCCACTTTCCACTATGACTACCTTCGTAAGCAGATGGGTTCAGGACATGAAAATATGACTTGTTTTGTCTTTGCGTGCCCTTCAGTTCATGGTCATCTGCACTCATACATTTCCCATTGTTCTCTATGTTTTCATTCCATCATGATCACTAAATGAATGACGTTCAGGTCTCATAGCAACTGCTAAACTTGTTACTAAAGGCGTACGTACCATCGATGCAGTACATGTGGCTGCTTTAGGGCATCAGGAAATAAGTGGATAAGCCTATGCTAGCTTAAAGAGGCACACCCATGACATTTTGTATGCCCTAAAGCTGAGTAAATGTATCTATAAGGTTGTGTAAGTACATTAAAATACCAATCGCTGTCTTCACCAGTTTCCAGCTCAGCTCCGGTCCTCTTCTCACTCATGTGACTTCGATTTTGACTCCCTAGACCACACAGGACTCTTATGTTTGAGCCAAAAGTAATTTTTATAGTGTAGGTCTATATGACGAGGTCACTTGACCCAAAAGAAGTTCAGAACGATACTAGAAACTGGGAAAGATGCCTattggtgagtatattaacaccctTACactactctatatatatatacactagctattgaacccgttctacgcctgggtggcgagcatttatattggtatatggtctccatcctgtcatgtgctgctccatcctgcgtccccatcctgtcatgtgctgctccatcctgcgtccccattctgtcatgtgctgctccatcctgcgtccccattctgtcatgtgctgctccatcctgcgtccccattctgtcatgagctgctccatcctgtgtccccatcctgtcatgtgctgctccatcctgcatccccatcctgtcatgtgctgctccatcctgcgtccccattctgtcatgtgctgctccatcctgcgtccccatcctgtcatgagctgctccatcctgcgtccccatcctgtcatgtgctgctccatcctgcgtccccatcctgtcatgtgctgctccatcttgagcccccatcctgtcatgtgctgctccatcctgcgtccccatcctgtcatgtgctgctccatcctgcgtccccatcctttcatgtgctgctccatcctgcgtccccattctgtcatgtgctgctccatcctgcgtccccattctgtcatgagctgctccatcctgcgtccccatcctgtcatgtgctgctccatcctgcgtccccattctgtcatgtgctgctccatcctgcgtccccatcctgtcatgtgctgctccatcctgcgtccccattctgtcatgagctgctccatcctgtgtccccatcctgtcatgtgctgctccatcctgcgtccccatcctgtcatgtgctgctccatcctgcgttcccattctgtcatgtgctgctccatcctgcgtccccattctgtcatgtgctgctccatcctgcgtccccattctgtcatgagctgctccatcctgcgtccccatcctgtcatgtgctgctccatcctgcgttcccattctgtcatgtgctgctccatcctgcgtccccattctgtcatgtgcttctccatcctgcgtccccatcctgtcatgagctgctccatcctgcgtccccatcctgtcatgtgctgctccatcctgcgtccccatcctgtcatgtgctgctccatcttgagcccccatcctgtcatgtgctgctccatcctgcgtccccatcctgtcatgtgctgctccatcctgcgtccccatcctttcatgtgctgctccatcctgcgtccccattctgtcatgtgctgctccatcctgcgtccccattctgtcatgagctgctccatcctgcgtccccatcctgtcatgtgctgctccatcctgcgtccccattctgtcatgtgctgctccatcctgcgtccccatcctgtcatgtgctgctccatcctgcgtccccattctgacatgagctgctccatcctgcgtccccatcctgtcatgtgctgctccatcctgcgtccccattctgtcatgtgctgctccatcctgcgtccccatcctgtcatatgctgctccatcctgcgtccccatcctgtcatgtgctgctccatcctgcgtccccatcctgtcatgtgctgctccatcctgcgtccccattctgtcatgtgctgctccatcctgcgtccccattctgtcatgtgctgctccatcctgcgtccccatcctgtcatgtgctgctccatcctgcgtccccattctgtcatgagctgctccatcctgcgtccccatcctgtcatgtgctgctccatcctgcgtccccattctgtcatgtgctgctccatcctgcgtccccatcctgtcatgtgctgcttccatcctgcaccccctttctgtcatgtgcggatcctgtgcacacgctacctgattccttcccgccgccattttcttggtcctcctgctgccggaatcggcgcctgcgcagtccgcgctttccggcgccattttcttgaagacatgctGCTGGAATCggggcctgcgcagtccgcgctttccggcgccattttcttgaagacacactgcagtgtgtcttcaagaaaatggcaccggaaagggcggactgcgcaggcgccgattccggcagcaggaccaagaaaatggcggcggaaaggaatcaggtggcataagtaacaaattgctgtggcatgaagtgccacagcttcatgccacagcaatttgttacttgcgccacctgattcctttccaccgccattttcttggtcctcctgctgccgggatcggcacctgcgcagtccgcgctttccagcttgttcctgtagctgttggagaggacaggaagcttctgacaatgatgcttcttagatttgggggctgcctaaaacacagtagtgggggatcaggaaaaatggattgtaatcgggcatctttttgtagtaatttctgtgcagctcccttTAGCACCtctagatttggattgtaggtgactactagaggcacccagttgttttcttctttagctttgtagtgttggagatgattccttgatattctggtggctcttgtaatctggttttgaattgttcttggatggtagccttaTATCAGAATGATCATGAGATACTGACTGGCACATAATAACTGATCAGTGCAATATATTTTCTCTATATTTATAATGTGTAACCCAGGTGATTTAAAGAactcaaacatttttttaaacatttattgGTTTATTTGATAACTTGCCACTATGTAATGATAGTTAATCATCTGAATAATTTATTGACATAGAACTAGATGTTGACACTTTCAATCATTAACTCTGTTTTAAAATGATTTCTACTGATATATTTATTTCACATTTATTATCTTACTAATTTTTGTCTTAATTTCCCTCCATCCACAGGTATTTGGCCATCCGCTACCCACTTAAATCGAGAGACCTCCGTACAGCTAGAAATGCCCTGGCAGCCATTGCCGTTATATGGGCCCTTTCTATCTTGTTTGCTGGCCCTTACTTGAGCTACTATCACATCATTCTTTACAATGAAGTGCCTATTTGTATTCCAAACTGGGAAGACCGTAGAAGAAAGATCATGGATGTATCAACCTTTGTCTTTGGGTACCTTTTACCTGTACTTATTCTTGGGTTGTCTTATGCTAGGACCATCTGCTTTCTGTGGACTTCAGTGGATCCCGTGAAGACCGTATCTGAGTCTCGAAAAGCAAAGCACAAAGTGACCAAAATGATAGTGATAGTGGCTGTGCTCTTCTGCATCTGTTGGCTGCCTCATCACTTAGTCATCCTGTGCTTCTGGTTTGGACACTTTCCCTTCAACAGGGCTACATATGCCTTCCGCCTTGTGTCCCATTGTATGTCCTACGCTAACTCATGCCTGAATCCTATTGTTTACGCTCTTATCTCCAAGCACTTTCGAAAAAGGTTCAAGCAAGTTTTCACGTGTATGCTGACTCAAAAGCGGGCACGCAACAAAGTCCATGCAGTGCAGGCTGCAAACACAGTAGCTGGTTTTTACGCTGGACATACAGAGGTTACCCAAGTTCAGGAAGAAACTGCCCGTGGTGGAAGAACACCAAGAGAAGAAGGTATAGAGATTGGTAGCCCGGAGGAATCATCGAGCCGTGGAATGGTTGGAGGAAGTTGGGGGACGCGATTGCCCAAAACTGTTGGTTTTACAACACAGGCATCATAAAAAGGAACTTTCAATGGTTGCACCAGTGGCAGACAcaggcaagaacaatatatgggccaaatggctcatcataaagcacaacttCACCTGATTTGTTGGTGGAAGTGGGCCTCCTTACCTTTTggtcccctgtgtggctgcacaagttgcaccaatggtatgtccgcccctgggttGCACCCAAAAGCAGCTTCAGCAAAAAATGCCGCTTCCCCACTCGCTGGCTCTCCAGATGGTGTTGCATATTACAACTCCATATCCTACCTCAGGCAACATGGATAAGATATGATATTATCTGAATGATCAATAAATGACCATGCCTGCAACTTCAAGGTGCCATTCCGCTAAAAAAAAATTACCCTAGTAACAGATGGAAAATTCTATAAGAATTGAGCAGCTCCGGTTCCTTTTCTTGAGCTTTACATTGTACTGCCTGCACTTTGACTTTCATCCATGGGGTGAAGGTATAATTGCTATATTATTCCTGCACTGTATAATGCTGCTAATTTTATCCCGTGGCCACAGGTATTTTAAGTTCGATTCTTAGAACTTTTATCTTCTGAGAGTGAAGCAGAATCTGTGTCAATTATGTTCACTAAGAGCTGTGCTACCGTAATGCTCCACCGGAGTGAAAGAAATAAAATGATAAATGCAACGTGACCTCAATGACTTCCAGGGTCTTCAAACCTGACATTTAACAGGCAAGAAAAAGAAGAATATTTTCCTGTACTGTCGATCCATACCTCTGCAATCTCCGATCACACGAGTAGTATTGACAATATCGTCAATAACAATGTTGCTGCTGTTCCAATTAGTCGTGCTCCTTTATATTCCGACCTATGAGGTCAGAAGCCTCGATCCCGAAAATAGAACGATGTACTGTAAGTCAGATTTATGTCTGATAAACAAGTCTAACAAAGATGGATCAAAAGCGTTTTCTCAATTAATATCTAAACATTTTTTAGGTCTGATACTATTGCTTTTTTAAAGATGTattctgctgacagactccctttaacaaaTATTTTAGCATTGACTTACCATTAAACTAAACTATATGTGTAACATGTCCTACAACCTTTTTAGACTTCGTAGGCAAAACCTGTCTACTTTTGCCAGCTATGCTTTATCACGGTTGCACACTTTTTCTAGCTCAATTACTGTATGCATCTTTCATTGTTAAAGCAACTTTAAACCCATAATGCTATTTGTTATTATTtaatctgtcacaaggtttttactaccccatctgagagcagcatgaaataggggcaaagaccctgattccagcgatacatcacttactgggctgcttgctgcagttttgataaaatcactattttttctgctgcagatctagcagtcctCTAAAGCTGAGCGTTGAAAAACCCCACGCACACCGCAGCTTTCTgagtatactgtgcataggcagaaagctgccaatcagtggtggtagTGTCATTATACAAagctcataaatatggaggacactacgtggcagcagatttactagtcctgtATTGATAGTCTCTTTAGgataaaacaatatttttttcaaaactacagcaagcagccaagtaagtgataaATCACTGGAATCAATGATTCTGTGGGTGATTCATTTGGTGTTTAAACCAGAGATCTGGAGTAAAGACGATGATAAGCTACAACATTTTAGCACAACTTGGGAGTTCTGTAAAATATTGTGACTCTTGACATTTGTATGGCAGTCCCGGCCAGAAACGCCAATATGGATGTACTATGGGAGGGATACTGATGGGACGGGCATAGTTATGTCCACTGatcaaattcattaagtggcacaCGCCGCTTAATAAATGAGCTCAGTGTAGTCCAGCGGGCACTTCACTACGACAGGCATGTGCTTCACCAGTTTTTATGAATCTGTCTCTACAATTTGTTTctctcagattaagtggcaaaaacctggtgactggtTCCTTTAAGTATTTAGTCTTTTTTCGAATGCTGTAATTGTATTGCTATTAACAGGATCGGGAGATGTAGAGTTTGCCCACTCCAAATGCCATTAGATTATAGACACAATAGGTCAATGTTGGCCGAATGCTCTAACTTTGGTGTGACCAGGCGACGATGTAaagaccaggctggagcgagccgccccaccccctccccGGGCGGCGTACGTtaaagccgacatgacagggggtttggagcagggaaaaaggggGCGTGGAGTTTCGCTCTTAGGGGAGGGTTAGTGCTGGCCtggagagggtatggggtgagtggggggaggagccggtcacttcccgctctgaggacctgtgagcaggaAGCACCAAGCACCAGCAGCTTACCATGGTGGCCATTGAAGGAGTCCTGTCACAGCTGCGGGCGGCG harbors:
- the GALR3 gene encoding galanin receptor type 3 — its product is MSQAWNGSVSSELPPGGIIVPVVFSLIFALGTVGNGLVLVVLLRNGQTKYNTTNLFILNLGVADLCFILLCVPFQATIYTLDGWLFGAFLCKAVHFSIYLSMYASSFTLAAVSVDRYLAIRYPLKSRDLRTARNALAAIAVIWALSILFAGPYLSYYHIILYNEVPICIPNWEDRRRKIMDVSTFVFGYLLPVLILGLSYARTICFLWTSVDPVKTVSESRKAKHKVTKMIVIVAVLFCICWLPHHLVILCFWFGHFPFNRATYAFRLVSHCMSYANSCLNPIVYALISKHFRKRFKQVFTCMLTQKRARNKVHAVQAANTVAGFYAGHTEVTQVQEETARGGRTPREEGIEIGSPEESSSRGMVGGSWGTRLPKTVGFTTQAS